The Rhizoctonia solani chromosome 1, complete sequence sequence CGAGCGGTAAAGTAAATGAGGACAGAATCCCTGTTTTTCATCCACCACGCGAAACACGTTTTTTCCAGTCTCGACCAGGTACCTAGTTGGCTAGTTGTCAGGCAATGGATGAGGACGAGAGCAGCGAAGGTGAATCGCAGCGAATTGCGATTTTCCAGAAACAGGCGAAGCGGCGGTATATGAACAAGCACCGAGCACAACAGGAGAGTCTTGCCAGTTTGCCCGGTTACACATCGCAGGCAGAGGCCGAGGGAACTGCACCACCCAAGTACCCGCCTCCGTCGGCGCTGACCAAATTCCCGCCTGCTGACAAATATCCGACCCCGCTGACGGCTGAAGAGGCTGACGAAGAGCGCGATGAGGTCGGGGATGTGGTGCGCAGAGTGAGGCTCAGACGCAAGCGCTCTGGATCCGACTCGTATCTCGACTCGTTGTTGGCCAGAAGCGTCCATGCGCTCGAACTTTCGTAAGTACACTACTAATCTTATTCCTGACTCGCCAATCTGACTCGTTCGATCGGTGAAATGCTATATTCGGTCCGGCCGTGGGCTTTATTAACTCCCATGATTGCGTGTCCACATGATTGCGCGTCCTCTCTCGATTACTACTATTACCACTATGATATCCGCTATCCCATTTCCTAGCAACGCACTACTTCAATCCTCTATGACGACTCAGTCTTCACTCTCTGCTCTGCTCTCCCGGGAAGATCAACTCGATTCGCACGTCCAGCTGCTCTCCAACCAGATCCATGCCTCCGATTCACGCAGAGTGTGGGTAGACGACATGTCCAAGCAACTCGATGGCGGCCTTAGTCAGAGTTTGCCCGATGCCGCTGGTGGGTTCTTGGCTGGTCCAAGTGAGTCGTTCCCGGCCGTGTACAAAGCGACAGATTAAAACTCGTGTACGCACAGGTAGTTCTGGTACTCCTGGTCATAGCGGTCGTCTTCAACATGGTGACAAACCTCGCTCGCCACCACCTAGATGTATGACCGTATACGCAGACCATACCCAAGATCCCGATTCCATCCTTATACCCTCGACTAATGGCTTGCGCTCCACCGCCCAGATTCACGGACTCGCTCCCCATACTCAGAGTCGAAACCACTCGAGGCAGTCTTCGATGTCTGAAGACGGCACCGCCTTGGGATGGGGCACCCCTCCTGGTCGAACTTCTTCCGGAAAGAGGAGATCTATATCAGGGGGGATGTATGGTATTGTAACCGCCTCGAGTCCTCAGCTTTCGACCCCGGCACCTAGGAGGTCCAGCGGTCGGAGGAATTTGTCGGGCGCGAACTTGCCGGCTGAACCATCGAGTGGGTATGCATCCAGTGTCCAGAGTCCAAACGTCCAGACAGGATTCCCCTCCAATGTGCAGAGTCCAAATGTCCAGATTGCTCATTCTCCAAATGTCCAAATCGCTCATTCTCCTAGTATTCAAACCCAAGCTCAAACTACTTCGTCAAATACATTCCTCTCATCGCCCGTCCTCCCCGTTCTAAGCTCCGCCCCTGCCGAACCCTCTACACCCGCTTATAACTTGTTATCCGCGATCGTTACGCGTACCCCCGGGACGACCGATTCCGAGTCTGAAGGGCGCAGATTGGGTCCGCCTAGCGAGTCTAGACGTGCGCTTCCAAGCAGACAAAGTAGTCGGCAGGGTAGCACAAGGCAAGACGGCCAAGATCCTACCCGCCTAACAGTCGACTCGCGCGTACCCAGAATCGAATCTCAAATTAGTCCAGGACTCGACAAACGCCCGCGGCACCTTTCGGAGAACGATATAGGTGCGACCAGAGGCAAAGGAGGGTGGGTTGCGCCAATGATGCTTGCTGGCCAGAAGCGCGGTGGAGCAGCTACAGATTCGGAACATGGCTCGGGCCAGTTGGGAGTGCAAGGGGAAGGATTGAGAAGGTCTCACAGCGCAAGGGTCAGGGGAGACGTGACACCCCACAGTGGGATATCCTCGAGGAGCGGGTCGAAACCTCCTACCCCCAGTCGCACCACTACGAACTCCTCCATTCCAAACGCACCAAGTCCGAATAGAGCCGGGTCTGGATCGAGTTCGAATCTTGCAGCTTATGAATCGAGTTCTAATCTGGTGGGCTCGAATTCCGGAGGACCGACTACCAGTCCGAACAGACCAGTCCGGCATCCATTCTTAGCAGGCGGTCGCAGACGCTCTATATCAACCGAAGACGAGCGCGGCTTACAGCGGTACAGGAGTGCCGACGCACTCCGCAAGATCTTGGACGATGCAGCCGCCAAGCGAAAGCTCGAAGAAGAACAACGCGAGCGAGAGAGAGAGGAACAGGCTCGCAAGCAGCAAACAGAGGACGAAACCGAACCAGAAAGAGGTCGAAAGCCATTGGCGAGGCCTACATGGAGCGTTATCCCGAGGCGAGGGACGACCGTGGCTGTCGAGACTGTTGCGCCTGCGGGGACAGTATCCATCGAGGGTATCACGGGTGTCGGCGGTGGTTCCGGTGGCGGGAGTGTGCGAGGGAAAGGTAGTACAAAGGGGGGTCCAAAGGACTTGGATCCGCTGGTCCTTCCGGGCGAATTTTGgggtggggatgtggctgATGAACCCAATGCTATCAGTGGCAGTGGGGGGGATGGGCCAGATCTCTCCAGACAAAATACGATTATCGCTCCCAGACAAGATACTCTGACAAGCGCGGGTACGAAGCAAGACGCATTCACACCCACAACTGCTCGACCCGACTCTCCCACGCGACAGAGgtcccagtcgatgggccctGTTACACGGCTCAGCTCCCTGCTGCCCAAGATATCGGTGTTTGGAAAGTCTACTACGTCTGGAGTGGGCGAGCCTCCTCCAATGGATAAGGGCAAGGGTAAGGCTGTGGATCCGGACGAGGTACCTGGCGATACGTCCAAGACTCCCGTTGCGGCACGTAGCCACGCGGCCCAGTTGAGTCTTCAGTTGAATGGTGCGCTTATGGAGCCGGATGGAGATACTACTACAAGGTATGCCTTGCCCCGTTTTGGGATTGAGTTTTAGCTGATAGAAAATACAGTGAATCCGAAACTGAGTCTCAACCTTCCCGAGCCTCTTTAACCCTCCCGGCCCGTCTCTTCATTGATTCAACAGACTCGATAACGCGTCGCCCTTCATCCCTTCGCCTATCTGGTTCGCCCCGCCCCTCACTCAGGCAACCCGGGTCGGGAGCCTCGACCCCTCGATCCGTCACATTTTCCCCTCTTCCTCCCAAACACATCCCCTCGGGCGGTCGGCCGCTGTCCGAAGCCAAGACTCGACGCAAGCAGAaagacaaggagaaggagaaggagaaacCTGGTTGGTTTGCGTCGTGGTTTGGTCCGTTGCCGAGTAGTAGCAGCACTGTGGGAGGCACAAAGTATAGTTCGAGTCGGAGGGGATGGGATAGCCCGAGGAGTATGGACGACTGGCAGATGTGATTCTCGTTGCTTCTTTTCAAGAGCTGGTTTTGATATATCCTAGGTTTAGGCCTTTTTGATATTCTTAGTATAGGAGTTTTTTGTTACCCCAGTTTCTTTTTTTAGCATAGGCGCTCGTTTTTGTTTCAAAGTTAGTATTAGTTTGTCTTGGGAGCAGCAAGGCGGATACGTGCATGGTTTATGTAGCAATTTAGTTTGTGTTTTGGTGGGGGTTTATAACATCCTTGGTCGTATGCCTTTCTTTTCTATGCACACTTTACCACGTATGACATCATGAATATATAACTTAGGTTCCTAGGAAGATACATGCAGTTTTGCCAGCCAGCAGCCATACAATTTAATTAGCCCTTCATTAGCTCGGCCTCCTATGGAGTAATGTAGTCAACACTTGTATTCAACGATAGTAGAGGGGACCAACCATCTTTCTAATCTCGGCCTCGACCTCATCTAATTCTCTCTCTGCCTTCTCCCTGCGAGCTTGTAGAATCTGTAATCGGCGCGCATCACCACGTTTCGAAGCCGCAGCCGAAGCTTTGGCCACCGCAGCTGCCTGACTCGACTTGATAGCTGATATCTACGCGTCATCTAGTCAGTGTAATATCTCATTTAACTGGAGATATCCATCTAGACTTGCCCTAGATAAAAGAGACTGCTCTTTGGCATCCAGCACCTCGATTGCTTTTTCAGCCCGCTCGAGCAACGTGTTTAGCTGTGGGCCGATCTCATCTTCCAGCTGGTTTTGAGCTGCTTTGAGTTGAGGCTCATCAATGAGCACGAAGAGCTTGCCTGTCCGTCAGTACCTGAGAGCGATAATACGAAAGACAAAACCCACCCGCTGATTCTCAATAATGCGCATCATCCGGTCCAAATCATGTATTCCTTCCGTTTTTTGTTCATCTGCTATTTCTCCCAACTATGTATTTCCAATTAATACAGCAAGGGTAGCCTGAATAGTTATCTTACAGTGGAACTACACCTCGCAACCATTTGAACAGTTGCATGAAGATAACTTAGATGGTTTGCTGGGCCTTCGTTCAGCGGTACAACGGACCCTCCTGCTGAGAAAACCGACTGGCGCGGCTGAGTAAAGGAACGCCGAGCATCCATGATGGGCAAAGAGTAGTGCGTCGGTCATGTGATCGTGTGGTGGAGGTAAGTTAGGGACCAGAACAGTTTGGTCCCAGTCAATTGGTAATGTCCACCCGAGGCCTACCACAGCCACGGTCATTGGCCAGGGTGGTTGATGGGAACTGGAGCGATGGGCAGATCGACCTATCGACTGCGGGTCCGAGTAGGCGCTACTTTCCGAAGGCTATTCGCCTAGTTTTGTGTGCAGGCTTTTGTCAATACCCCAGTAGATTATGTAAAGATCCATGTAAATTcgaatatatgcgtcatATAATAGCCAGCATCTTTGCGGCTTGTTTGTAAAGTCAATGTTACCCGTACATTCTATACGCATACTATCTCAAAATCTTACTATATCTATTAATCCCCTCTTCCATTCCATCTCCCAGTACTTTGGGAAAACGTACCGTCCTTCTGCCGGCAGGTAAAACAACATAAGGGTGCTGGTATTCGTGCAATGTCCTTTGTAGACGCAGAGAAGTACAGCAAAAAAAGATATTCGGAGTTAATGGGAGCAAACATTTGTAAGGCTATGAAACTTACCAGACTTTGAgtcatgtatatacattcaAACAGGCATCGTGCTCATCATGGGCGTGCACGGCGTCCGCTGCTAGCTCGAATGGACGTGGATTTCTTGCCTGTACCAGGTCAAATAACTGGAGTTATGAATACTGAAATCTTGTCCGATATGCACATCCAGCTAACTTCGTCGTTGCGGAGCGCAAGCAAGCTTTGTCTGGTAGCCAACTTATGATCAGGCACCTGCAGAAGTTTCAAGGCCTAGATAGCAATAACTTCGTGGTGCAATACATTGATTTTGTTCCATGTTTCGAATGGGACTCGTACTCTAAGAAGTCGTATGGTATATTATCATGTCATGTAGCTGCAACGGTACCGGGAAAGTTACCTGGCCATGGTTCTCATGTGCAATCAGGCCCTTACCTTTTTACCTGTGGCTGTGTTCGCGGAGTTGGGTACCACAACCACAATCCACCAAGGGTATTACCCGCGTGGCTTACCAGTTCGACGATTTTAGTCCGTACGGTATTGATCGCGAAGGATTACTTTCCTCCGACTATCCAACCACTGTGCTACATTATGTCTGAACTCTGTCAACCCCGGCTCCCAGATAATGCCCCACCAGAGCCACCACCTGTGAGATGTATACATAAGAGACTCCAGACTCTGGATCATGAAGACGAATCCGATGAGATCAACGGGGCGGTGTTCCAGTACCCACCATTGTGCGAGGAGCTCCTCATCAACCAGGCCCACCTAACCCAAACAATGGAATCCTTGGCTCGCTCGCCACTCCTACGACGCGATGGACACTGGTCGATCGATTGTACCAGCTTCGAGTCTGCAGATAACCACTCGATGCATCAGGCTTGGGCCGATTTGCTGGACGTCATCATGCGTGCTGCGTTCAGGAGCGACCGGTTTCGTCCTGGACCTCAGCCAATAGTCCCACTGCGCGGAGCACGCGTGCTTTGTGACCACAGCAGCGGCGACATGGATACTTTTCCGGATGTTGCCCAGGGACACAGGGACACTCATGGACGCTACCACTGGGCCACCCTGGAGTTCTTTGCGCAGTGCAAGGCCAAGCCCGACCAGCTCGGCAAAGCGCTGATGCAGATTGCCCGCTACTCCAGAGCCATGCTGATCCATCAGGTCTACCGACGGTTCGTATACTCACTCGCTCTATGTGGAACCGAGGCGACGTTTGTGCGCGTGGGGCGGAGCGGGATCACTCACTCGACGCCTATCGATGTCAAAGCCGATCCCGAGCAGTTCATACGAGCTGCAGCAAGTGTGTTTGGGCTTGACGACGGTCAGTTCGGGTACGACACACGCTTCTACTACTGGCCTCCACTGGCGATCGAGGACGACGGTCGGAAGAGACAGCTGAGAGTCAAGACGGGTAACTGGCGCTGGATAGTGATGGAACTGCTGTGTCAGCGGATGTGCTTGGTAGGGAGGGCCACGGTGGTTATGCTGCTATGCAGGGTGGGTAACCCGAAACACCGTGCCGTGCTCAAGTCGATATGGCGGTATGAGTCTCAGCCCGACGAAGGAGATACGCTACGGAAGCTGGAAGGCAGCCCTGGGATATGCAGGTGCCACTGGAACGAGTACTTGAACGACACGAAGGTCAAGGATCGAAGCTTGCTGGTACCATCACGTTATCAGCCGATGTTCGTGGACATGCCTGAGGAAGACAGGCAACAGATGCTAGCGGCTGCCGGGTCTATAGACTGTAAGAGCGGGTGGGACTGCAAGGGCAAGGTGAGGTACAAGAAGGCGCAGCTGAAGCTGCTGAGGGTACCTGAGGATCGAGTGCATAGCCTGATACTGATGGAAGAGGGGACCAAGCTGCGGAGGATCAAGCGGTTTCGGCATCTGATGGTAGTGCTTCGCGATGCGCTTGTCGGTGAGTCCAGCATTGTGCTCTATCAGTGTGGTGCTGAAGATAGAACATGGAGTAGGATATGCGTCCATGGCTATATCCGGCCAAGTCCATCGCGACATCAGCGAGGGGAACATACTGTGCCAGGCTCCTGGCTCTGAAGACTGGTGGGGGGACGGTATGCCTGCCAGCACGGACCTCGACGGCAACGACATCGTCGAGGAGATCCCGAGCGATGCCTTTGTCTCGTATGACTTTGACAGCATTATTCTGGAGGATGAGAGTGAGATCAAAGAGTGAGCGTGGGGAATGCTGTCTGAGCCGAGTGACTGATGGTGTTGTCAGGGCAAACACGCTACAGGAATATATCGAAGGGCGATACCCCAGTGGGAAGTCGATTGGTCGTTTGTACGATATGGAGTTCTCGGTCTCTGAAGACATGCTAGAGACCGATGTGCAAAACAATGCAGAAAAGACGGTGAGTGGATGAATGATGTAGGTGGGGTACTGGCTAAACTCTGGAACATCTCAGGGCACAGTTGCGTTTATGTCTTACAAGCTTCTGTCGGAAGAGTCAGTGCAGCACACGTTCATGCACGACCTTGAGTCGTTCCTGTGGGTGCTGGTATGGCTAGTTGCTGTGCGTGCGCGGGAGAATAATCAGCACAACGCAAATTGGCTACGAGAAAAGCTGTGCTCACCGGACGTCAGTTTTAAGAAGTTGTTTATTGTCGACATGGAAACATCCAGCGAGCAAATGGCAGGAGTGATCGATGCGGCGGACACGGAATGGGAGCATTCATGGACAGTTATAAAATGCTTTGCCCAATTTCTCAGCAACAATTTATATGCTCCAAGGCATAATGGATCTTCAAACCTTCCCCGGCCATCACCCTTGCTAGAATCAAATAAGACCAGCAGAGAGGAGAAATGGGGGTTGATTAGGACTCTGATAGGCATCTTTGATGAGTCAATTATTGAACTACAATCCTCCTATTAATTGCAATTCTTCATTCCTCTCAGACAACCCCAGAGTTTTGTTGGTTGATCCCATGCAAGATAACTGACCTCTTTCTTTGCTTGCATAATTCTGATTTGCTACTCCTCATGTAGAGTACGGGTTCCTGCCTGGACACACCTCCTGTTGAGATTCTCACTACATTTGTTCCTTGCTTGTTGTACAGGGTCCAAAAATGCATTTAGTGTTGTCAAGTTCAGGTCATGGTCAAGCTTGCTACCAACCAGATAGAGTAAACTTAGACTTACTACCATAATAACATATGTGTACTATGTCTCTACCATTGGTTGTTTATTCTATAACGGACGAGTCAATCGCGTCCTCTATATGGCTTTCGTTTCTTTCTTTACCTCTGCTCATTCGCTTCTGTGGAGCGCGGAGCAAACATTCCGTCCGAGAATATCTTGTTGCGTTTACCGTCCGGGAATCCTTCGGAGATTGACTCTGGATGGAAAGCATACAATGCGCCTCTGCTCGATGATGGGAAAGGGGATATTCAATAGCAATGAACAATTCGGATAAATTCACAGTTTCGCTTTGGTCCATTTAGGGATGAACTGTAAAGACGATGCCCAGTAGGCCGATTTTCAGAAGGATTATCCGTATCAGGGCGAATTCGGAGGCGTTAACGTCCTTTGAATGAGAGCGTTAACGCATATAGAGCCGAAAGGATGGAACACTCTCAATCAACTCGCCAATGACTATGTTGTTCCGCACAGAGTTGAGAAGCTAGATAATAGGCCAGGGTATGCTATAAGCGGCCAAAACAAGAACACAAAAAGGCAGAGTCGCCAAAAGCATCTGTGTCAGAAGTGAGGAAGCGATTCTCTCAGACCTCTTGGGAAAACCCCGACGCTCCCAAAGGCACGAAGGCACATAGAGTCTTAGGTGTTCCAGGTGCCCTGTGAGGATCCTCCTTGTGAGACCACATCTCTGGTAGCTCCCTCAACTCTCCTGGGGTACCGTCACTTAGAATTCGAAGGCCTTCAAAGTGTAAACGCAATACATGTATCTTTGCTATTTGTCGTTATTTGGCAGATGGGATCACTAACCAAATCTCCAGAACAACCGGCCGTAGGCGCTTGGTTTTATAGCCCATATCTCGCCCGTACGATACAAGAATCTGCATTAGCCGTATACAAGCTATACTCCAATCTGCTCGTCATATGTGAGTGAGCAATGTGTATTAACAAGCCCCATGTACTCCTGCCCACCCGTACAACACCTTATGCCAGAAGCATTAATATAATTCCATTGAATATCTGGAGTAGACTCACACAACTGGACTTTCGCATTTAATCACGTTGGACGTCATCTGTATAGGAGTACAAGATACACCTACAAGGTAATCCTACCACTGATTTGTGATTTCGAACGCGCCTACTGGGGCAGTTCCAAGTGCTTACATTGAATGGTATGTCAAGTCCCAGAAAATCACGAAGAATTGCACGCTCTTTGGTGCGGTCCTTGTCGTATAATCGCTGGCAGCACTAGAATATAGCAAGAGCGTGTTAGCCAGAGTGTTCGACCCTTTCGCATTGCAACCTCACGTATTGATCAACAGGTCGACACACCCTACTTATGATGAGTGTGTTGTTGGAATAAAAGCGAGAAAGCCCATGCCCCAACGGTACGCCACGAGCTCCGACT is a genomic window containing:
- a CDS encoding SPC19 domain-containing protein, giving the protein MDARRSFTQPRQSVFSAGGSVVPLNEGPANHLSYLHATVQMVARCSSTLGEIADEQKTEGIHDLDRMMRIIENQRLFVLIDEPQLKAAQNQLEDEIGPQLNTLLERAEKAIEVLDAKEQSLLSRATIKSSQAAAVAKASAAASKRGDARRLQILQARREKAERELDEVEAEIRKMEAELMKG